From the Mastacembelus armatus chromosome 14, fMasArm1.2, whole genome shotgun sequence genome, one window contains:
- the rfc3 gene encoding replication factor C subunit 3, whose protein sequence is MSLWVDKYRPTSLGKLDYHKEQAAQLKNLVQCGDFPHLLVYGPSGAGKKTRIMCLLRELYGAGVEKLRIEHQTVVAPSKKKIEINTIASNYHLEINASDAGNQDRVVIQELIKTVAQSQQIQSSTQREFKVVLLTEVDRLTKDAQHALRRTMEKYMATCRLILCCISTSKVIGPIRSRCLAIRVPLPSTEEVCNVLTTVCKKEGLLLPPELAKQISDKSGRNLRKALLMCEACRVQQYPFSVDQDIPETDWEVYLRETANLIVSQQSPQKLLEVRARLYELLTHCIPPEIIMKGLVTELLNNCDGHLKTEVAHMAAYYEHRLQLGNKAIYHLEAFTAKFMAVYKKFMEDGLDAMMF, encoded by the exons ATGAGTCTGTGGGTGGACAAATATCGACCGACTTCCCTCGGTAAACTGGACTATCACAAAGAACAAGCGGCTCAGCTGAAAAACCTG GTTCAATGCGGGGACTTCCCGCACTTGTTGGTGTACGGCCCGTCAGGCGCAGGGAAAAAGACCCGCATCATGTGTCTGCTGAGGGAGCTGTATGGAGCTGGGGTGGAGAAGCTTCGTATAGAGCATCAGACCGTTGTG GCCCCTTCAAAGAAGAAGATTGAGATCAACACCATAGCCAGCAACTATCACTTGGAGATCAACGCAAG TGACGCAGGAAATCAGGACCGTGTGGTGATTCAAGAGCTGATTAAAACTGTGGCTCAGTCTCAGCAGATCCAGTCGAGCACCCAGAGAGAGTTCAAAG TGGTGTTGCTGACAGAGGTGGACAGGCTCACAAAGGACGCCCAGCATGCTTTGCGTCGGACAATGGAAAAGTACATGGCCACCTGCCGCCTTATCCTCTGCTGTATCTCCACCTCAAAGGTGATTGGGCCGATTCGAAGCCGTTGTTTGGCTATCAGAGTTCCTTTGCCAAGCACAGAAGAG GTCTGTAACGTTCTGACCACAGTCTGTAAAAAGGAGGGTTTGCTCCTCCCACCTGAGCTGGCTAAGCAAATCAGTGACAAGTCTGGTCGTAATCTCAGAAAAGCCCTTTTGATGTGTGAAGCCTGCAGAGTGCAGCA GTATCCTTTCTCAGTGGACCAAGACATCCCAGAGACGGACTGGGAAGTTTACCTCAGAGAAACAGCTAATCTCATTGTCAGCCAGCAGAGTCCTCAGAA GTTGTTGGAGGTTCGGGCCAGACTGTACGAGCTGCTGACACACTGCATTCCTCCTGAGATCATTATGAAG GGACTCGTAACAGAGTTGTTGAATAACTGCGATGGTCACCTGAAGACAGAGGTGGCCCACATGGCAGCTTACTATGAACACAGACTACAGCTGGGCAACAAAGCAATCTACCACCTAGAGGCCTTCACTGCTAAGTTTATGGCTGTCTACAAGAAATTCATGGAAGACGGTCTGGATGCCATGATGTTCTGA
- the kl gene encoding klotho, whose product MSALLALFTFLALPSATAKPNAGLKTWGRFSKLPYPSDKAFLYDTFPQDFMWAVGTAAYQVEGAFEKDGKGLSIWDTFTRGGNRMVTGDVGSDSYHNIHADIRAIRQLGVSHYRFSLSWSRIFPNGTRESYNEIGTNYYRTLIKRLKEVRVQPVVTLYHWDLPDHLQQTLGGWSNPELVGIFKDYADFCFQTFGDDVKYWITIDNPFVVARHGYGTGVVAPGIKNDPDLPFRVGHNLLKAHAAAWHLYHRLYRPRQQGKLSMALASHWIKPSRTRLESLRECQCSLDHVLGWFARPLFTDGDYPPCMKARLGSRLPTFTREETEQVRGTADFFALSHGAALSFQLINDSLKFGQQEDLDLRMLLYWVNAEYDKPPIFVVQSGWYVLGNTKTEDPKHMYYLKRFIAEALKSIAIDGVNVIGYTAWSLIDGFEWHREYGIRRGLYYVDFNTPDMKREPKTSATFYRNVIQKNGFPELPENRAAQGVFPCDFAWGVSANSIQVETVPSQFADPSVYLWNISSNGELMRLQGLSAPPLRRTTHCADYASIRQQVDEIRQVGLNHFHFSLNWSALVPTGDVAHPNSTLLRYYGCFTRQMLQANITPVVTLWHHTRQRSSLPAPLDTASKWLNRETPEAFADYARLCYRELGAHVKMWITLNEPNDEMVSYEEGHQMLRAHALAWHAYDREFRHAQGGKVSLALHMDWVEPAFSFSREDVEPAKRVLDFRVGWFAEPIFGSGDYPLGMRSWLRQLNSLDLPVFNEEDKQLVKGTYDFFAISHFSTKLVTHAKEDSYTYSAMLEVQHMIDTTWIMSPRPVVPWGLRKALNWVKEHYSDVPVYVMANGVQEDPAHFKDSLRVYYLYNYINEALKAYTLDGVNLKGYFAYALSDQRDPGFGLYGQVQDEVIVKASLSNYRNIIQHNGFPIQGAAPQQCPKLPQPCLGCHVLTKRPVVGFLTLVGSGVLITLGLIIYYTTKRHKECY is encoded by the exons ATGAGTGCTTTGCTCGCCCTTTTCACATTTCTCGCCTTACCCTCTGCGACCGCAAAGCCCAACGCTGGTTTGAAAACGTGGGGACGTTTTAGTAAACTGCCCTATCCCAGTGACAAGGCTTTCCTCTACGACACCTTCCCCCAGGACTTCATGTGGGCGGTGGGCACGGCGGCGTACCAGGTGGAGGGCGCGTTTGAGAAGGACGGCAAAGGGCTCTCCATTTGGGACACTTTTACGCGCGGTGGGAACCGGATGGTCACTGGAgacgtgggcagcgacagttATCACAACATCCACGCCGACATCCGAGCCATCAGACAGCTCGGGGTCAGTCACTACAGGTTCTCCCTGTCCTGGTCCAGAATATTTCCCAACGGCACCCGCGAGAGTTACAACGAAATCGGCACCAACTACTACCGGACGCTCATCAAGAGGCTGAAGGAGGTCCGCGTGCAGCCGGTGGTCACGCTCTACCATTGGGACCTGCCCGATCACCTGCAGCAGACCCTGGGCGGCTGGAGTAACCCGGAGCTTGTGGGGATTTTCAAGGACTACGCAGATTTCTGCTTCCAGACTTTCGGAGATGATGTGAAGTACTGGATCACCATCGATAACCCGTTTGTGGTGGCGCGCCACGGGTACGGCACCGGAGTGGTCGCACCTGGGATCAAGAACGACCCAGATCTCCCGTTCCGGGTTGGACACAATCTGCTGAAG GCTCATGCAGCCGCTTGGCATCTCTACCATCGCCTCTACCGGCCCCGTCAGCAGGGCAAGCTGTCCATGGCACTGGCCTCTCACTGGATCAAACCCAGCCGCACCCGTCTGGAAAGCCTGAGAGAGTGCCAGTGCTCCCTGGATCACGTCCTGGGCTGGTTCGCACGGCCTCTGTTCACAGATGGAGACTACCCCCCCTGCATGAAGGCAAGGCTAGGCTCCAGGCTGCCCACCTTCACACGGGAGGAGACGGAGCAGGTGAGGGGAACGGCCGACTTCTTCGCCCTCTCTCACGGAGCGGCCCTGAGCTTCCAGCTCATCAACGACAGCCTGAAGTTTGGGCAGCAGGAGGATCTGGATCTGAGGATGCTGCTCTACTGGGTCAACGCTGAGTATGACAAACCGCCCATCTTTGTGGTGCAGAGCGGTTG GTACGTCCTCGGCAACACCAAGACAGAAGACCCAAAGCACATGTACTACCTCAAGAGGTTTATAGCAGAGGCACTCAAGT CAATTGCCATAGATGGAGTGAATGTGATTGGATACACAGCCTGGTCTCTGATAGATGGATTCGAGTGGCACAGAGAGTACGGGATACGACGGGGCCTTTACTACGTCGACTTCAACACTCCTGACATGAAGAGAGAGCCAAAGACATCTGCCACCTTTTACAG GAACGTCATCCAGAAGAATGGTTTCCCAGAACTCCCAGAGAACAGAGCGGCACAGGGAGTCTTCCCGTGTGATTTTGCATGGGGGGTATCTGCCAACTCCATACAG GTGGAGACCGTGCCCAGCCAGTTTGCTGACCCCAGTGTTTACCTTTGGAATATCTCCAGCAATGGGGAGCTGATGAGGCTGCAGGGCCTCAGTGCACCGCCTTTACGCAGAACCACGCACTGTGCCGATTACGCCAGCATTCGACAACAG GTTGATGAAATCCGGCAGGTTGGGTTAAACCACTTCCATTTCTCTCTGAACTGGTCGGCCCTGGTGCCCACGGGCGACGTGGCTCATCCAAACTCCACTCTGCTGCGCTACTACGGCTGCTTTACTCGCCAGATGCTGCAGGCAAACATCACGCCTGTGGTCACACTGTGGCACCACACACGCCAACGCAGCAGCCTGCCAGCCCCGCTGGATACTGCAAGCAAGTGGCTCAACAG GGAGACACCTGAGGCCTTTGCAGACTATGCCAGGCTTTGTTACAGAGAACTGGGTGCCCATGTGAAGATGTGGATCACCCTGAATGAGCCCAATGATGAGATGGTGAGCTACGAGGAGGGTCATCAGATGCTGCGGGCTCACGCTCTGGCCTGGCACGCTTATGACCGCGAGTTCAGACATGCACAGGGAGGAAAG GTGTCTCTGGCTTTGCACATGGACTGGGTGGAACCAGCTTTTTCATTCAGCCGTGAAGATGTAGAACCAGCTAAGAGGGTTTTGGACTTTCGTGTTGGCTGGTTTGCAGAGCCGATCTTTGGCAGCGGGGACTATCCTCTGGGAATGAGGAGCTGGCTGCGTCAGCTCAACTCACTTGA ccTGCCAGTGTTCAATGAGGAGGACAAACAGTTGGTTAAAGGGACATATGACTTCTTTGCTATTAGTCACTTCAGTACCAAGCTGGTGACACATGCTAAGGAAGACTC GTACACGTACTCAGCAATGCTCGAGGTTCAACACATGATAGACACCACGTGGATCATGTCCCCGAGGCCTGTTGTGCCCTGGGGCTTGAGGAAGGCCCTCAACTGG GTGAAGGAGCACTACAGTGATGTACCTGTGTATGTGATGGCTAATGGGGTCCAGGAAGACCCAGCCCACTTCAAAGACAGCCTGAGAGTCTACTACCTGTACAACTACATCAATGAGGCGCTGAAAG cgTACACTCTGGATGGCGTAAACCTGAAGGGTTACTTTGCTTATGCCCTGAGCGACCAAAGGGACCCAGGGTTCGGCTTGTACGGCCAAGTTCAAGATGAGGTCATTGTCAAGGCCTCTCTCTCCAACTACCGCAACATCATCCAGCACAACGGCTTCCCCATTCAGGGAGCTGCACCCCAGCAGTGTCCCAAATTACCTCAACCCTGCCTGGGCTGCCATGTGCTAACAAAGAGGCCTGTGGTGGGCTTCCTGACTCTGGTGGGTTCAGGGGTGCTGATCACCCTAGGGCTCATCATCTACTACACAACCAAAAGACACAAGGAGTGTTACTGA